Below is a window of Micromonospora chersina DNA.
GGTGCCGGTCGGCTTGATGGCGTCGTTGGCGGCGGCGTGCTTGCGCATGACCCGCTTGTGCGGCTCCGCGTTGCGGGCGTAGCCGTCGTACGGGCCGACGACGCCGGCCAGCTCGGCGGAGCGGCGGTAGGCGGTGCCGGTCATCAGCGAGGTGATCGCCGCGGCGACCTCCCGGCCCTGCTCCGAGTCGTACGGCAGGCCGGAGGCCATCAGCAGCGCGCCGAGGTTGGCGTAGCCGATGCCGAGCTGCCGGTAGGCGCGGCTGGTCTCACCGATCTTCTCGGTCGGGAAGTCGGCGAAGCAGATCGAGATGTCCATCGCGGTGATGACGAACTCGACCGACTTGACGAACTTCTCCACCTCGAAGCCGCCGTCGGCGCGCAGGAACTTCATGAGGTTCAGCGAGGCCAGGTTGCACGAGGAGTTGTCCAGGTGCAGGTACTCCGAGCACGGGTTCGACGCGGTGATCCGCCCGGTCTCCGGGCAGGTGTGCCAGTCGTTGATGGTGTCGTCGTACTGGAGGCCGGGGTCGGCGCACTCCCAGGCCGCCTGGGAGATGCTGCGGAACAGGTTCTTGGCGTCGATCGTCTCGATGACCTGGCCGTCGAGCCGGCCGCGCAGGTCGAAGCCGCCGCCGTTCTCCACAGCGGTCATGAACTCGTCGGAGACCCGGACCGAGTTGTTGGCGTTCTGGTACTGCACGCTGACGATGTCGGCGCCGCCCAGGTCCATGTCGAAGCCGGCGTCCCGCAGCGCGCGGATCTTGTCCTCCTCGCGCGCCTTGGTGACCACGAACTCCTGGATGTCCGGGTGGTCCACGTCGAGGATGACCATCTTGGCCGCCCGCCGGGTGGCGCCGCCGGACTTGATGGTGCCGGCGGAGGCGTCCGCGCCGCGCATGAAGCTGACCGGGCCGGAGGCGTTGCCACCGGAGGACAGCAGCTCCCGGGAGGAGCGGATCCGGGACAGGTTGACGCCGGAGCCGGAGCCGCCCTTGAAGATCAGCCCCTCCTCCTTGTACCAGTCCAGGATGGAGTCCATCGAGTCGTCGACGGACAGGATGAAGCAGGCGCTGACCTGCTGCGGCGACGGCGTGCCGACGTTGAACCAGACCGGCGAGTTGAAGCTGAACACCTGGTGCAGCAGCATCCAGGTCAGCTCGTGCGCGAACACCTCGGCGTCGGCCGGGGTGGCGAAGTAGCCGTACTCCTCACCGGCGGTGCGGTAGGTGCCGACCACCCGGTCGATCAGCTGCTTGAGCGACCACTCCCGCTCCGGGGTCCCCACCGCTCCCCGGAAGTACTTGGTGGTCACGATGTTGGCCGCGTTGACCGACCAGGACTCGGGGAACTCCACCCCGCGCTGCTCGAAGTTGATCGAACCGTCCCGCCAGTTCGTCATCACGACGTCGCGGCGCTCCCAGGTGACCTCGTCGTAGGGATGCACCCCC
It encodes the following:
- a CDS encoding vitamin B12-dependent ribonucleotide reductase codes for the protein MGDRADEGGEGVTTSKSRNKAGTGLKIERVWTTEGVHPYDEVTWERRDVVMTNWRDGSINFEQRGVEFPESWSVNAANIVTTKYFRGAVGTPEREWSLKQLIDRVVGTYRTAGEEYGYFATPADAEVFAHELTWMLLHQVFSFNSPVWFNVGTPSPQQVSACFILSVDDSMDSILDWYKEEGLIFKGGSGSGVNLSRIRSSRELLSSGGNASGPVSFMRGADASAGTIKSGGATRRAAKMVILDVDHPDIQEFVVTKAREEDKIRALRDAGFDMDLGGADIVSVQYQNANNSVRVSDEFMTAVENGGGFDLRGRLDGQVIETIDAKNLFRSISQAAWECADPGLQYDDTINDWHTCPETGRITASNPCSEYLHLDNSSCNLASLNLMKFLRADGGFEVEKFVKSVEFVITAMDISICFADFPTEKIGETSRAYRQLGIGYANLGALLMASGLPYDSEQGREVAAAITSLMTGTAYRRSAELAGVVGPYDGYARNAEPHKRVMRKHAAANDAIKPTGTVATAVQREATRQWTLGNKIGDKNGWRNSQASVLAPTGTIGFMMDCDTTGVEPDLALVKFKKLVGGGSMQIVNQTVPRALRSLGYPEEQVEAIVEHIADHGHVVDAPGLKPEHYPVFDCAMGERSIAPMGHVRMMAAIQPFVSGAISKTVNMPEQATVEDVEKIYFEGWKLGLKALAIYRDNCKVGQPLSVAKNNKTAAETQAPAAEVEKVVEKVVEYRPVRKRLPKKRPSQTISFSVGGAEGYLTASSYPDDGLGEVFLKMSKQGSTLAGVMDAFSVAISIGLQYGVPLETYVSKFTNMRFEPAGMTDDPDVRMAASVMDYIFRRLALDFLPYERRAELGIFTAKERAAQLAAEAEAEASGADLTAMAASAPVEAPEPKTGPVAQPAQEMADVAAVKPAPSVGSSTELLEAVIGKAADAPLCFTCGTKMRPAGSCYVCEGCGSTSGCS